The following proteins come from a genomic window of Salvia hispanica cultivar TCC Black 2014 chromosome 4, UniMelb_Shisp_WGS_1.0, whole genome shotgun sequence:
- the LOC125223216 gene encoding putative zinc transporter At3g08650: MGLKVNLLLLVCVIVVIFGHSIGAEEDRHTLQRVITAPRRNAEGGVIDGSGTEHISDEMGGWQDGTVRVSVSTVAICTLAMAAATGLGALPFFFMELDPQWAGICNGMAAGVMLAASFDLIQEGQGHGSGSWVVLGILSGGVFIWLCKKFLEQYGEMSMLDIKGADATKVILVVGIMTLHSFGEGSGVGVSFAGSKGLSQGILVTLAIAVHNIPEGLAVSMVLASRGVSPQNAMIWSVITSLPQPLVAVPSFICADAFNKFLPFATGFAAGCMIWMVMAEVLPDGFKESSPSQVASAATLSVAFMEALGALFEHFSHNYSQEDASGFFVSLLFGLGPLLGGVALVAFCLAFRLRHAFLTGMASGIAFVLGAWRPLQLLVSSKMGFLPLMFLLGVGAAFIHVPTSILTNSRLHRKTSANTLSSVTGVTVSALTLQSVLSCAAVALHALAEGLALGVAAPKAYGLGRHMVLPVSLHGFPRGAAVASCIFGATDSWHASLLSAALIGIVGPLSAIGAILAGIDYSGLDHVLVFACGGLFPCFGSTVKRAVKLDKRKSLFGVVVGVVFASVCLTCTKLVCLHTPYCNSAPEAVK, from the exons ATGGGCTTAAAAGTGAACCTGCTTCTTTTGGTATGTGTCATTGTTGTAATATTTGGTCATAGTATAGGAGCCGAAGAAGATAGACACACTTTACAAAGGGTAATAACTGCTCCGCGGAGGAATGCAGAAGGTGGTGTGATAGATGGATCTGGTACTGAGCATATTAGTGATGAAATGGGGGGGTGGCAGGACGGAACTGTTAGAGTCTCAGTGTCAACAGTTGCAATTTGCACACTGGCAATGGCTGCAGCTACTGGTTTGGGGGCTCtccctttcttttttatggAGCTTGATCCTCAATGGGCTGGAATATGCAATGGAATGGCAGCAGGAGTTATGCTTGCTGCAAGCTTTGACCTTATACAAGAAGGACAGGGCCATGGAAGTGGCAGTTGGGTTGTGTTGGGTATTTTGTCTGGTGGTGTTTTCATCTGGCTCTGCAAGAAG TTTCTTGAGCAATATGGTGAAATGAGCATGCTGGACATAAAGGGAGCAGATGCAACTAAAGTCATTCTTGTTGTTGGAATCATGACTCTTCACTCTTTTGGAGAGGGATCTGGTGTTGGAGTTTCCTTTGCTGGCTCTAAGGGTTTATCACAAGGGATATTGGTGACATTGGCTATTGCTGTACATAATATACCTGAGGGCCTGGCTGTTAGTATGGTCCTTGCGTCAAGAGGAGTTTCTCCGCAGAATGCCATGATATGGAGTGTGATTACGTCACTACCACAG CCTCTTGTAGCGGTTCCTTCATTTATATGTGCTGATGCTTTCAACAAGTTCTTGCCATTTGCTACTGGATTCGCTGCCGGTTGTATGATTTGGATGGTTATGGCTGAGGTCCTCCCGGATGGTTTCAAG GAGTCTTCCCCATCACAAGTGGCATCTGCAGCTACGCTTTCTGTGGCATTTATGGAGGCACTCGGTGCTCTGTTTGAGCATTTCAGCCACAACTACAG cCAAGAGGATGCTTCTGGCTTCTTTGTTTCTCTATTATTTGGCCTTGGTCCTTTGCTTGGTGGTGTAGCCCTTGTTGCATTTTGTCTTGCATTCCGGCTTCGGCATGCATTTCTTACTGGTATGGCCTCTGGCATAGCCTTTGTCCTCGGGGCCTGGCGACCCCTCCAACTACTCGTGTCTTCTAAGATGGGGTTTCTTCCACTCATGTTTCTTCTTGGGGTCGGAGCAGCATTCATCCATGTACCTACATCCATTCTCACGAATTCTAGACTGCACAGGAAGACTTCAGCAAACACATTATCTTCTGTCACTGGTGTCACTGTAAGTGCGCTCACGCTTCAGTCGGTCCTGTCATGTGCAGCAGTCGCCCTCCATGCTCTCGCCGAGGGACTTGCATTAGGTGTAGCTGCACCCAAAGCTTACGGGCTCGGGAGGCACATGGTCCTTCCGGTCTCCCTCCACGGGTTCCCTCGTGGCGCAGCTGTGGCTAGCTGCATCTTTGGAGCGACCGATAGTTGGCATGCTTCCCTCTTATCCGCTGCCCTAATCGGGATTGTGGGGCCATTATCCGCCATTGGAGCGATACTTGCCGGGATTGATTACAGCGGGTTGGACCACGTGCTTGTGTTTGCATGTGGAGGGCTTTTCCCGTGCTTCGGGAGCACGGTGAAAAGAGCGGTTAAGTTGGATAAACGAAAGAGCCTTTTTGGGGTTGTCGTCGGGGTCGTGTTCGCTAGTGTGTGTCTAACGTGCACGAAGCTCGTGTGTTTGCACACACCATATTGCAACTCAGCTCCTGAAGCTGTCAAGTGA
- the LOC125185626 gene encoding uncharacterized protein LOC125185626, whose product MAMKMCFLLFVCSVIGVFSIAPPASPLDGLLPNGNFKEHPNAQDKNKTVLPKWEINGTVEYILGSHGVRLGNGASVSQTVLVKNGSVYALTLGASRTCAQDEVLRVSVAGQTGDLPLQTLYSSNGGDTYAWGFRAYSDSVNLSLGNPGTQEDPACGPLLDAVAIKELFPPRPTFVNLVKNSGFEEGPHVLTNSSHGVLLSPKQIDSTSPLPGWIIESTKAVKFIDSEHFSVPYGRGGVELVAGRESVVSQIIRTLPSKTYTLSFVAGDCRNGCQGSMMVEAYAAQEAMKAAFKSQGKGNFSTYSFQFTAEKNRTKLTFFSSYYHTKINDAGTLCGPLLDQVRVFPASIV is encoded by the exons ATGGCTATGAAGATGTGTTTTCTCCTCTTTGTGTGCTCTGTCATTGGTGTTTTTTCCATTGCACCACCTGCTTCTCCTTTAGATG GACTCCTTCCCAATGGAAATTTCAAAGAGCATCCAAATGCGCAAGACAAGAATAAAACAGTGCTGCCCAAATGGGAAATCAATGGAACGGTGGAGTACATCTTGGGCTCGCATGGCGTTCGCCTGGGCAACGGGGCGTCCGTATCCCAGACGGTCCTCGTGAAGAACGGGTCCGTGTATGCATTGACGCTGGGTGCGTCAAGAACTTGCGCACAAGACGAGGTGCTGAGGGTGTCGGTGGCGGGGCAAACGGGCGACCTCCCGTTGCAGACGCTCTACAGCAGCAACGGAGGCGACACCTATGCGTGGGGATTCAGGGCTTACTCAGACTCCGTGAACCTGTCTCTTGGAAACCCCGGCACGCAAGAAGATCCGGCCTGTGGCCCTCTTTTGGATGCTGTTGCCATCAAGGAGCTTTTCCCTCCAAGGCCCACTTTcg TGAACCTGGTAAAGAACAGTGGTTTTGAGGAGGGCCCTCATGTGTTGACGAACTCTTCCCATGGCGTCCTCCTCTCGCCAAAACAGATAGACTCGACCTCCCCGCTTCCCGGCTGGATCATTGAGTCTACAAAAGCTGTAAAATTCATAGACTCGGAGCATTTCAGTGTCCCATATGGAAGAGGGGGAGTAGAACTAGTTGCCGGGAGAGAGAGTGTGGTTTCCCAAATCATCAGAACGCTCCCGAGCAAAACCTACACTCTCTCGTTCGTGGCTGGAGATTGCAGGAATGGGTGCCAGGGATCGATGATGGTTGAAGCATACGCTGCTCAAGAGGCAATGAAAGCTGCTTTCAAATCTCAAGGGAAAGGGAATTTCTCCACTTACAGTTTCCAGTTCACTGCAGAAAAGAATAGGACCAAGCTTACTTTCTTCAGCTCCTACTATCATACCAAGATCAACGATGCGGGAACACTTTGCGGCCCTCTTCTCGATCAAGTCCGCGTTTTCCCTGCTTCCATCGTTTAA
- the LOC125218388 gene encoding uncharacterized protein LOC125218388 isoform X2 — MAIMDLLRAYPNFGELAFNSRGLFPGKLGSSSAAAYAFSLPFAFGALLGNGVTQYAYCDVGATLSEDYLSKIRVASGKIFQSDALTYTTKQYDIQMKPLFSAFHWKALAMTSLRSFSIFYLPLLEPHLRMEEDDDDFLADDMEENKIDLMIPFKKSVRQIMLETTVITTRRLLERVVVYYGSQRMAWKILKDVPNSALRKAGRHMSIFKYIYCVGRTTFRGHFVGVLASWIVHIGIDIYQFFSSVSKARKVIDTGVGKTKQVRILRRKVSGATVGCCASLFFASVGAGIGASLTRPSVGQWIGSGLGDVAGPIIIAFCFEKAREE, encoded by the exons ATGGCGATAATGGATCTATTACGAGCATATCCCAACTTTGGTGAGCTAGCGTTTAATTCAAGAGGATTATTCCCTGGAAAATTAGGCAGCTCTTCCGCAGCTGCGTACGCCTTCAGCCTCCCTTTCGCTTTTGGGGCTTTACTTGG GAATGGAGTGACGCAATATGCTTATTGCGATGTTGGTGCCACGTTAAGCGAAGATTATCTTTCTAAAATACGGGTTGCATCTGGAAAAATCTTCCAGAGTGATGCCCTGACATACACTACAAAGCAGTATGATATTCAAATGAAGCCACTTTTCTCAGCTTTCCACTGGAAAGCTCTCGCGATGACATCACTAAGGTCATTTTCGATATTCTATCTTCCTCTTCTAGAACCACACTTACGCATGGAAGAGGATGATGATGACTTCCTAGCAGATGATatggaagaaaacaaaatagacTTGATGATTCCTTTTAAGAAATCAGTTAGACAAATAATGCTTGAG ACGACAGTAATCACAACAAGACGCCTTCTTGAAAGAGTTGTAGTTTATTATGGTTCACAACGCATGGCATGGAAAATTCTCAAAG ATGTCCCCAATTCTGCCCTTCGGAAAGCTGGAAGACATATGTCGATTTTCAAATACATTTACTGTGTCGGTAGAACTACTTTTAGAG GACATTTTGTAGGAGTTTTAGCTTCATGGATTGTTCACATTGGCATAGACATCTACCAGTTCTTTTCTTCCGTTTCCAAAGCTAGAAAAGTCATAGACACGGGCGTTGGCAAAACGAAACAAGTAAGAATTCTTAGAAGAAAGGTCTCGGGTGCCACTGTAGGGTGTTGTGCTTCACTCTTCTTCGCCTCAGTAGGGGCCGGAATAGGGGCGAGTTTAACTCGCCCTTCTGTAGGACAATGGATTG GAAGTGGTTTGGGGGATGTAGCAGGGCCTATTATCATCGccttttgttttgaaaaagcTCGTG Aggaatag
- the LOC125218146 gene encoding ferredoxin-thioredoxin reductase, variable chain-like, whose product MTASTAFFSSILNIPTSKISNSHLSFNHIQKKQSFFAPSIPISISCNSTAISNSLTLDHDEEVKRAESILGSKVRVKVPLKVYHVPKVPEVDLTGRVGLLKQYVGVHKGKRISANLPYKVEFVAEEISGRGGKPIKFLAHLREDEFEFLD is encoded by the coding sequence atGACCGCCTCAACAGCCTTCTTCTCTTCAATTCTCAACATCCCCACTTCCAAGATCTCCAATTCCCATCTCAGTTTCAACCACATCCAAAAGAAGCAATCTTTCTTCGCTCCGTCAATCCCAATTTCGATCTCCTGCAATTCAACCGCAATATCCAATTCCTTGACTCTCGATCACGATGAGGAGGTGAAAAGGGCGGAGTCGATACTCGGGTCGAAAGTCCGGGTCAAGGTGCCCCTGAAAGTGTACCACGTGCCCAAGGTGCCCGAAGTGGATCTCACGGGCCGGGTCGGGTTGCTGAAGCAGTACGTCGGGGTTCATAAGGGGAAGAGGATCTCTGCGAATTTGCCCTACAAGGTGGAATTTGTGGCAGAGGAGATTAGCGGCCGCGGCGGTAAGCCGATTAAATTCCTTGCGCATTTGAGGGAAGATGAGTTTGAGTTTCTCGATTGA
- the LOC125218388 gene encoding uncharacterized protein LOC125218388 isoform X1, translating into MAIMDLLRAYPNFGELAFNSRGLFPGKLGSSSAAAYAFSLPFAFGALLGNGVTQYAYCDVGATLSEDYLSKIRVASGKIFQSDALTYTTKQYDIQMKPLFSAFHWKALAMTSLRSFSIFYLPLLEPHLRMEEDDDDFLADDMEENKIDLMIPFKKSVRQIMLETTVITTRRLLERVVVYYGSQRMAWKILKDVPNSALRKAGRHMSIFKYIYCVGRTTFRGHFVGVLASWIVHIGIDIYQFFSSVSKARKVIDTGVGKTKQVRILRRKVSGATVGCCASLFFASVGAGIGASLTRPSVGQWIGSGLGDVAGPIIIAFCFEKARGEI; encoded by the exons ATGGCGATAATGGATCTATTACGAGCATATCCCAACTTTGGTGAGCTAGCGTTTAATTCAAGAGGATTATTCCCTGGAAAATTAGGCAGCTCTTCCGCAGCTGCGTACGCCTTCAGCCTCCCTTTCGCTTTTGGGGCTTTACTTGG GAATGGAGTGACGCAATATGCTTATTGCGATGTTGGTGCCACGTTAAGCGAAGATTATCTTTCTAAAATACGGGTTGCATCTGGAAAAATCTTCCAGAGTGATGCCCTGACATACACTACAAAGCAGTATGATATTCAAATGAAGCCACTTTTCTCAGCTTTCCACTGGAAAGCTCTCGCGATGACATCACTAAGGTCATTTTCGATATTCTATCTTCCTCTTCTAGAACCACACTTACGCATGGAAGAGGATGATGATGACTTCCTAGCAGATGATatggaagaaaacaaaatagacTTGATGATTCCTTTTAAGAAATCAGTTAGACAAATAATGCTTGAG ACGACAGTAATCACAACAAGACGCCTTCTTGAAAGAGTTGTAGTTTATTATGGTTCACAACGCATGGCATGGAAAATTCTCAAAG ATGTCCCCAATTCTGCCCTTCGGAAAGCTGGAAGACATATGTCGATTTTCAAATACATTTACTGTGTCGGTAGAACTACTTTTAGAG GACATTTTGTAGGAGTTTTAGCTTCATGGATTGTTCACATTGGCATAGACATCTACCAGTTCTTTTCTTCCGTTTCCAAAGCTAGAAAAGTCATAGACACGGGCGTTGGCAAAACGAAACAAGTAAGAATTCTTAGAAGAAAGGTCTCGGGTGCCACTGTAGGGTGTTGTGCTTCACTCTTCTTCGCCTCAGTAGGGGCCGGAATAGGGGCGAGTTTAACTCGCCCTTCTGTAGGACAATGGATTG GAAGTGGTTTGGGGGATGTAGCAGGGCCTATTATCATCGccttttgttttgaaaaagcTCGTGGTGAGATCTAA
- the LOC125221091 gene encoding zinc finger MYM-type protein 1-like: MHRYFNKVSPVAEVSSSSVNEPPLLQPQELPIEDKDKVDLEDEPALLQSQELPNEDNDKPWLEYSVSKEAAYCLYCYLFSRLHGNGQDAFVSKGFTTWNKKERLRDHVGNHTSAHNRCRLACQDLMNQAQHIEVSISKQSTQSKLDYRCRLNATVVCLRYLIMQGMPSRGHDESEGSLNQGNFLELLKVISSCSDEISSVTTKVIVQDMGNDFFSILVDECRDISVKEQMSVVVRYVDKNGCVMERFLGVVHVSDTVATSLEKALDSLLSTYDLSVSSLRGQGYDGAIGSSCKRRDILREKQREKILERIASDEIYTGRGLNQEMALKRPGDTRWSSHYDTLINLMQLFSSINDVLVYVGENSREYPHRAEANDVSAIINLFEFVFVLHLMMQILGITHELSQVLQKKDQDIVNAMNLVKVAKARLQMLREEGWEGLLNEVSEFCNKYEINVLDMEDEFVPRGKANRRAEKRKNLHYCRVEIFCSVIDMQAQELNHRFGEINTDLLSCMACFDPRDSFSAFDLEKLLRLASYYPSEFSGVALKELENQLESFIFDVRIDENFSQVFGIGGLAKKMVSTRKHENFPLVYLLVKLSLILPVATASVERAFSAMKIIKSTLRNSMGDQLLHDCLVPYIEKDVFVYVSNETIMQRFQKMKNRREML; the protein is encoded by the exons ATGCATCGTTATTTCAATAAAGTTTCTCCTGTTGCCGAGGTCTCATCTTCGTCAGTGAATGAACCTCCACTTCTCCAACCACAAGAGTTACCGATTGAAGACAAAGATAAAGTCGATTTAGAGGATGAACCCGCACTTCTCCAATCTCAAGAGTTACCGAATGAAGACAATGATAAA CCTTGGTTGGAGTATAGTGTTTCAAAGGAAGCTGCTTACTGCTTATATTGCTATCTTTTCTCAAGACTCCACGGAAATGGACAAGATGCCTTTGTATCAAAGGGATTTACTACTTGGAACAAGAAAGAAAGGTTAAGAGATCATGTTGGAAATCATACAAGTGCTCATAATAGGTGTAGATTAGCATGTCAGGATTTGATGAATCAAGCTCAACACATTGAAGTCTCTATATCAAAGCAGTCAACACAATCGAAGCTTGATTATCGCTGCAGATTAAATGCAACGGTTGTTTGCCTTCGTTATCTTATCATGCAAGGAATGCCTTCTCGCGGACACGATGAGTCTGAAGGATCCTTAAATCAAGGTAACTTTCTTGAGCTTTTGAAAGTTATTTCCTCTTGCAGCGATGAGATATCTAGTGTT ACAACAAAAGTCATTGTACAAGATATGGGAAATgattttttctccatattaGTTGATGAGTGTCGAGATATATCTGTCAAAGAGCAAATGAGTGTTGTGGTGCGATATGTGGACAAGAATGGATGTGTTATGGAACGTTTTCTTGGTGTGGTGCATGTTAGTGACACGGTTGCGACCTCACTGGAGAAGGCACTTGATTCTTTGTTATCTACTTATGACTTAAGTGTATCTAGTTTGAGAGGACAAGGATATGATGGTGC TATTGGAAGTTCTTGTAAGCGCAGAGATATACTTAGAGAAAagcagagagagaaaattttagAGCGGATTGCAAGTGATGAAATTTATACCGGGAGAGGATTGAATCAAGAGATGGCGTTAAAGCGGCCTGGAGATACTCGTTGGAGTTCGCATTATGATACTCTTATCAACTTGATGCAATTGTTTTCTTCGATTAATGATGTTCTTGTATATGTGGGAGAGAATTCTCGTGAGTATCCACATAGGGCTGAAGCTAATGATGTGTCAGCAATAATTAATCTCTTTGAGTTTGTCTTTGTGTTACATCTTATGATGCAAATCTTGGGAATCACACATGAACTATCTCAAGTGCTACAAAAAAAGGATCAAGACATTGTCAATGCAATGAATCTTGTCAAGGTAGCAAAAGCACGTTTGCAAATGTTGAGGGAAGAAGGTTGGGAGGGTTTGCTTAATGAAGTTTCTGAGTTCTGTAACAAATATGAGATAAATGTCCTTGACATGGAAGATGAGTTTGTGCCTCGAGGAAAAGCAAACCGTAGAGCTGAAAAAAGGAAGAATCTCCACTATTGTCGAGTTGAGATATTTTGTTCTGTGATTGACATGCAAGCTCAAGAGTTAAACCATCGTTTTGGTGAAATTAACACGGACTTACTTTCATGTATGGCATGTTTTGATCCTAGAGATTCATTTTCTGCGTTTGATTTGGAGAAGCTGCTTCGTCTTGCTAGTTATTATCCATCAGAATTTTCTGGAGTTGCTTTGAAAGAGCTTGAAAATCAACTTGAAAGCTTTATTTTTGATGTGCGGATAGATGAAAATTTTTCACAAGTATTTGGGATTGGTGGTCTTGCTAAGAAGATGGTTTCTACAAGAAAGCATGAAAATTTTCCATTGGTTTATTTGTTAGTCAAGTTGTCATTGATCTTGCCGGTTGCTACTGCCTCAGTGGAAAGAGCTTTTTCAGCAATGAAGATCATCAAGAGTACTCTACGTAATAGTATGGGAGATCAACTGTTACATGATTGCTTAGTTCCTTACATTGAAAAGGATGTCTTTGTTTATGTTAGTAATGAAACTATTATGCAGCGATTTCAGAAGatgaaaaatagaagagaaatgttatga